Genomic window (Dasypus novemcinctus isolate mDasNov1 chromosome 10, mDasNov1.1.hap2, whole genome shotgun sequence):
TAGAGAGGTATAAAGAAATGCCATTTGAAATGGACACAGACCTATCTCCCTCTCTGGAAAGCAAAGCATGGGGACGAGAAAAGCAGGATTCTGGATGAACTGAGACGGGGAGGGGAGTGAGATTTAAGAAGCCAGGACCCCTCCACCCCTCCAAACACAGTTATACATACCAATAGATGCTACAAAATTCTCTTCCTTTAAGCTCCTGGTGTCTAGTTCCTTAGGACCCTTTCCTGCAGTACTTGGTGCCCAAGGTCCCAGCTGGGGAACTCTCAGCTGTGCCATAGTCTTTGGGTCTCCCCTGGCAGTCAGGCCAGGATCCTTGCCAACTGGTGTACTGACACTCTCTGTTGGACTTCTTTTCCGCTTGTCTGGTTCTGGGAAAAGATCAATATAAAAAGTAGTCAAATGAGGTTAGTAGGTGGGAAGCAAGGTATGGAGAAGCAAGGATACAGGAGGGTGTGGAATGGAAGAAGTGCAAGGAAAGCCGGCCTCTTATTTGTATGATGGAGAAATATCTGCTATATATAAACACGCACTAGAAAATAAAATCCCAAAGCCTGATGGGAAGCAGCTTGTTGGGAAATCAGTCATAGGGATAAGTAAGCTCCCTTTGGGAGACACGAGGCCCACCTGGCACAATCCCTACCTTTACTGTAGTAGTGGGTCTGAGCGATCTCCAGAAGCCCAAAGATGCTGGCCATGCCGCCCAGACCTGCATGGGCATAGGACTGCTCCAGACTGAGGACTGTACACTTGAGCAGGTCTAACATCCCCTTGTACACCTTTCGGCTGATCTCCTGCAACAATAACCCAGGGGCTAGAGTCGGCAAAATTGCCTTTGGTGCCCATGTCCCACCTGCCAGTTGATTCCAACTCCCAACTCCACACACTGACCACATCTGGGATGATGTCCTGCCGGGAATCCTCCTCTGACTGTACTGTGCGGTTCAGCTTGCTCAGGACAAAGACCCGCAGCTGCTCACTCTCCAGCAGCCGCCGTACCTTCTTCATGTTGAGCCAGCCAACACCCTGGCCATCCAGCACACTGTGCACCACCTCCTTCAGGAACTGCTGGTTCTCACTAGGAGGGTCACATACCACCTCTGTGGTCATCAGCTCCTTTGCAGAGCATTCCCCCTGTCACCACACTAGATATTGCCTCCAGGGCCAAAACACAAAGTCAAGTCTCTAAATGGCCAATTCTAGCACATACCCCACCTCTCCAGATAACCTGGGGTGCCTGAGTACCCACCACAGCTGTTTCACTGTCAACACTGTAAGCTATTATGCTTGCCTGGGATTGAATCAGAATGGGAAGTGCTGGCAGGAAATTCATTTCATCTCTACCCTACTGAGAGCTTTTCTCCCACTCTCGAGTATCCCTAAAGTTTTGTCTAGGAACCACTACCTCTACCCAAGAACTTTGAAATGTGTTCTGCCATTTTTATTACCTAGAATTGCTGGATCGGCCCTGGGGTGATGGaggctctcttttcactgtcGGGCTGTGCTTAATGACAGATGACTTCTGATCCACTAAGGCCCTCCTGTTCCCTATAAGCCgggaagacaggaaagagagataTCACTATCGTAGCTTGGACGCTGGCGTGAGCACAGCCCTGGGCGGCCACGttccacacccactcccctgccGGGCTGGGTGAAGGTGGCACCAGGGCATCACACACAGGTAAAAACCAGCCATGGCAATGTggaggaggtggggatggagacTCAGGCCACTCCACATGCACCAGCAGCAGGCCCCATGGGCAAGCATGGGTGTCACGGGGGACGGGGCAAGGCAGGTCACTCATATGATGCCGCTTGCTCCATGAGGAGGATGGCCCTCAGGCAGGCACGGAAGATGCTAGGAAAAGAGAGGTCATGCACAGCTCACAGGCGAGACCCACCTTCGCCACTCCCGGGGCCGGCGTCAGTAACAATCTCCATTAGAGTATTTAGCCCAAATACTGGGACACAAAATACACAATTAGTAGGTGCACCACAATACCCCAATCCCTGTACCCCTCAATGGAGTTGTAAGTTAGATCATCTGAGCGTAATCACAAAGCTTGAAGAGTGCGTATAACCTGGGTTCTTGGGCACCTCGGAGCTGGAAGCCTGATCCAGGTGATCAGGAATCAAACAAGGCTCTAGGAAAGGCCACCCCTTAAGACCATGGCCTCACAAAACCTGTACGGACAGGGCAAATGACACGAGGAGCCTTTGCGTACTACACAGGCACATGCATGAAGGAGGGACCACTAGGTTTTCATTAAACATCCAGCATGGGGGTCCAGAGGGCTTGCAGGTATGCACAGGGAAGGGCCCTATCTGGCAGGCCCCAtcgtggagtggggtggggttgtGGGGGTACGAGATGGGAGGTGGATGGGAGGTATAAGCGCATCAAATGAGGTGAAGCTTTGGCATGCAATGAAAGAGTTATCAATTGCTCTCCTCTTCAAATGCATCAAAGGGAAAGCCAGGGGCACTAACACCTTTCCTTCCCTAACCCACCAGTCCTGTGTGGGCTCACTGGAGCAGGGCTACTTAAGTTCCTACATCACTAATGAGGAAGTCCTTTTgctcattgattttatttttccatccccAAGAAGGAACATTCCTTCAACTCCTGGCATTTTTATTCACTGGGGATGAGGGGTTACTTAAAGAAAACGTGGTGTTGCTTCTCACTGTACTTCCTACCATAATGAAATATCAGCATAAGATccagaaaaagtaaacaaaagtcAGATTAAATTCAGAAGAGTCCCTCAAACTGCGAGTGATTGCAAAGGAAATTCATGTAAAATCTTAACTGTCTTAGAAGTCAACCAACACTCCCTGGCTGGCCATAGGCCCTAGGTTGGCATGTGGCCAAAGTAAGAGGTTTCGTGACTCTGAGGACACTGCCAGACTCTCCACCACCATCCCCTGGTAGGCCAGCTCCTCAGGATGGGGTTCATTCTGAAGTTCAGGCAGTAGGGACCAGGCAGATGACTAGTGGTACCTGGTGATCCCTGTTAATCACGTACCTCTGACAAAAGTTCCCCCAGAAGCAGCACTCATCCCACAGATGTCAGTGTCCTAGATGACATAACAGGGCCTTTTTTAGCTACAAAGGTAGTTCCCATCTGAcaaacatcagaaaccatgatgTGCAGTGAAAGCCATGAGAAGCCATAAAGGGAAACAGCCAGGTCAGATGAGTCATCATACACGGGGCTCCTGACAAGCACCATTGGCTAAAATAACTCCCAGAGAATCCTGGTTTGGCAAAAGGGGAGCTGCAGTTACCTTTCAGACTAGGGAAGGGCGTGGTCTTCTCTCGGGCACCTTTGGTGGGCAGCGTGAGGTTGGAAAGACTGAAGCTTGTACTATGGTTCCGATATAGGCTGCCTATCAATGGGAAGGCGTGAGAGCCATGAGTTAGGGGGATAAAACGATCAGGGCATTGCACTTCAATGACTttatcatcttcacctccctcctCTGCAAACGTAATCTCAGTGCCTCTTTCATGGAAAGGATCAAGTCTAACTTAAGGAGCCACTGCCAGGATTGCTCACAACCCAGTAACAATTCTAATTACCACCCATAATAATGGCCGAGTCCCTCATGCCCTGCTTATATAGCCTGAAAGCCAGGAGTCACTGTGCCTCAGAGCTGAAGTTGGTGTGGTCTCTGGCTTCTGAAAACACTAGCAATCCCAATTATCCCCTGGGTTGGCTCTCTGTAATCCCTAGTCTGTTGACATCTGTACCAATACCATCCCTCAAAACTGGAAATATTCTCTTATGTAAAAAAGTCAATCTCATATAGATTTCAAAGCATGTTATGAAAAAGCCCCTCATCATGTAGAAAAGATTTTCGATAAACACCCAAACCAAATGTGACCAAAATATTTCCACAAAATTTATGTACAAACGTATGATTTTGAATACAATGCATATTTTTCAGTTGACCATTCAGCTGCCTTACCAGAAACAGACTGAAGCCTCCAGCTGTAAAGGTAATGACGAGCTGTCCTTGTCCTTTATTGACCTCACCTGTAAGTACCTTATTTGTATCATCCAAATGATCTGAATCAGGGCTTGGTAATGCCAACTCAGCCCTAATTCTAAAGTCctaagcaccatttgctgaagccAGGCCCTACTGCTGAGAAAATGGACCAGAAGAATGAGTGAGCTTAAGGCACTTACTGGCGAAAGACATGATGCCCCCGAAGCCCTCGGTGCTGTTGTTGGAGACGGTGGAGGTGGGAGAACTTGCTCTTGAGTCTGACTCTGCATCTGAGTCACTTGCCAGTTTCAAGCTGTTGGGCCGCAGCAGCTTTTGAGCCCTTGGAATGCACAGTGGCACCTATGAGCCCCAGGCTGGGGTACCTAATCCTGGGAGTGTGGGCCTTAAGCTACACTGCAGTCACCTCTCCCTTCCCTAGATCAGAGTACCACCCTCTGGGGATGGCAGGACCACGAGAGCATTCAGACTTCTCAGGCTCTCTGATTAACCCTCACCCAGGGTCCACTTTAGTGAGGTCCTTCAGTCTACCACCTAGAAGGGATCCCCAGGCTCTCACCGATTGCCATTGACATGTTGGCTGAATCGGGGAGTGTAACTTTCCCCCTGCTCCTCATCATCTTCCTCAGGGGGAAAGCCATATTGGGGCTCGAAGTATGGATTGTCATAGGTTGGCCGGCGCACTGACCCCTCTCCAATTTCTGTCTGATGCTTGTCCACGTTCGACTTGCCAATGCTGGGAGGCACGGTAGGGAGGGGCTTGGAGACACCTACTGCTGTCTTATCATCCATCTCTGCCGAGTCAGCAGGTTCCTAAGGGCCATATTAAATAAAAAGTAGTCACCTGGTGTCCAGCGATGCCTTCCTATGTTCTCAGTTTGGCTGGGCCAGGCCCAGCCTGTCAGATTCTCAGCCCaaggaatgcatgggaaaaaaaatctctgtgACACCCCTGTTCTCTGTCATCATAAACTCTATAAGGGGGATCTTAGCTACACCCTGAACAAAGCCCAGTAACCTCCTACTGGAATCAAAACTGTTTCCGATAGGCTCTAAGCTATAGGATCTAAGGGAAAAGATAGGAAGGCTGTGAGAAAAAAGGCAAATTAATGGTTACAACGTGGCTTTCCTAATGGAGATGAGGCCCACATCCCAAGCAGCTCTCACTTGTCCACCCCTCCAAAGTCTCACGTACAGAGTTGGCTCCGTGGATGACAGTGCTGGGGCTACTGCTGGCGGTGGTGCTGGAGCTAGAGCGCAGTGGGGGGTTTTCCTGGGTGTTCTCGCCATCTGGACCAGGCTCTTCTGCTTCCTTCTGGTTCTGCAGCTCATCAATCTCTACCTCACTGGCATCCCCCAGTGCCGCATGTGTCAGAGGATCCATATCTGTCAAAGCCCAAGGATGGCAGGTATATATACCACCCCAGAACCCCTGAGCTGGCCAATTCCACAACCCCCTCCAGGACACTTACTAGGAGTATCACCATTGATATCGCATTTCATCATCTCGCTGACAAAGTCACCAAGGGATGAGTAGGAAGAACTTGAGTCATCGTAATCCATACTATCACTACCACTGCAGAATGAAGaacagaaaaaacagaaagaaggggCAAAGAAAAGAATCATCAGACTGctttaagggaaagaaaaaggtgAGCACCCCTATCTCAAGaccaaggaacaaaataaaataaggaagccAAGAAAAAACTATCAGCCAAAATATAACCCAAGGCTTCAAAGACTGATCAAAACCTTCCGAGATTTTGCCCCATTGTGCTAAAGAAGCGCTGGTGAGAGCTTCCTGGCCTTAAAGAAGTGTTCTGCTGTCATAAGAGACTGCTCACCTGTCATCAGTTGGGTCAGAGTCAGAGGCACGTTCTGGTGGCATACTCAGCGCGTCAGCCATCTGAGAATTGCTATCATAGACTCGGTAATGGATGGGCTGCAGCTGATGAGCATACCACTTTGGCTTGTCACCAATCAGGGCTGGATCGAACATATCTACCCaaggagggtggggtgggaagaaCAGCATTAGCAGCACGGGGAAAAAAGGCAAGCAGGAAAAGTCTAAAGCAAACAGGAACAGAAGGGGCAGCTCAAAGATGAGAAAGGGAAAAGGCAAAAGGAAGAGCAATCAGGACAAAGGCAGAAGGTGGGCCAAGCAGAGGGCAGGGGGACTCACTGTTGTGAATTCGCTGGAAGGCATAGTTGGTGGGATTAAGGATCCATTCTCCAAAGTACTCCACAGCCTGAGTCCTGGCCAATTTCTCAGCAAAAGCAGTCTGCCGGGGACGTGAGGCTAGAAAGGAGCCAGCTTGAAAAGCTACCACAGGTCGAGGGAAGAGACGCAGGGTACGTGTGTGCATCTGAAAGCCCTGTAGCACGTTGGGGGAGTTGAAGAAACGTACCATGGCCACTCTGGGGAAGAAGGGGGTGGTGAGATCATCTGAGTCCCAAACACTGCTGGGTAAGAAGGCCCAAGATCCAAAATCACCCCCCAAAGCCATCGGTTAACAGGATTCCAAAATCAAAGCAAGAGATACCTTCAAGAATTCTCCATCTCTCCACCCAAGGTTTAAAAGGCCTAAGAGTGTAATGAACTCTTTCCTCTTTGCTTTAAGAGAGATGGCAAATACAAGTCAAATATCATACCCactttataaataaagaaattctGGCTTAGGGAAGTAGTCTGCTCCAAGATcactgagagagaaagagaccaaCTTAAGAATGTGTGATTGCAGAGTCTGCTTGGTCTTACCTGGTAGCAACATCCACAGAATCTACATCATTGCCATAGATGAGTGGATTGAATTCAGTGGAAGGAGTGGACTGCAGGTCATTAGAAGGCCTTCCCAAGAGAAGTGGGATATCCTGGCCCTCATGAAATTTCTCTAGATTGAGGATGGGCTGGGTGTTGAGACTCATGCTGGCTAGGGCCTATGGAATAAGAAGAAATCCTCATACAAGGCAGATTTCTGGGAGACAAGCCAATAGCATCTCCTAGGAAAGAGGCTTCTTAAAGTTTCCATATCACACTCTCCGCTGAAAAATTTCTGCAACAAAGAACTGTGCTAATATGCAGATCAAGGCCAACCCTTCAAGCCTTAATCTTTGAAATAagaatccaagtttttagtttcTGAAAAATAATCTAATTGTGTAAATTTTCAGCTCAAGCCAACGTAGCTCAAAGCAACCTGACCAGATCTGAAGTCTAGGGCAATGGTTTTCAAACCTTAATCATGAAATCTTGTTATTCAATTGAAATCTCATGTGGTGATATAAACAGCTGAAACATGTAAAAGCAGAGCTTCTCCGAAGGGCACAAGGACATAGGCTGAAGGACATAGGAACCAGAGCCTCAGGGCATAGTGCTCCCAACCTAAACCAGCCcctaagaggcttcaaagtgcAGTCTGAAAGTTACTGGTCTAGACTAGCAGAGCCCAAACTTAATGAGCATAGGAATGACTTAAGGATGTTAAAATTCAGATTCTAATTCAATAAATCTGGGGtgattgtacattttttaaaatcaattttattgatacctattcataaaaattacaatccatccaaagtgtactaattctgcatttttaacaagcccAGGTGATGCCAATGCTGCTGGTCTATTCACCACACTTTAAGTAGCAAGGATCAGAATACAGGGTCAATGAGCCCAGGGATCTTAGCTCCTATAAACATGTGAAGTATAATCCCATATATCAGCCCTTTCATACTAAGGCAATCATCAAGCATGAAACACCAGCAAGGAAAGACAGAGAGATTTCTGAATTTGTAATTCTCACCAGATTCTGTGGTAAAAGATATCATATTATATCCGCAGCAATGAAACAAGTGATACAAAAGGACCCATTTAAATCCAAATAGGTATCACCTAGAGCAGGGGTTTTatcaaggggtccatgagcttgaatagaaattaaaaaaacaacaacattattcttgtgggatgtgttggtgcaggcatgatatatttattaaataacacacagtataatgtggacttagtaaggggtccatggttttcatctgactggcaaaagggtccatggaacaaaaaaggttaagaacccctgaccaagggaagcagacttggctaaCTGCtggaacatccgcctaccacgtgggaggtccagggttcaaacccagggtctcctgacccgtgtggtgagctggttcatGCGCAGTGcggatgcacacaaggagtgccctgccacagaggagtgtcccccgcgtaggggagccccacgcacaaggagtgtgccccgtaaggacagccaccccccGTGAAAGTGCACCCTAtgtgctgacgcagcaagatgacacaacaaaaggagacacagattcccagtgctgctgacagccATGCacgtggacacagaacacacagcaaatggacacggagagcagacaactggcgaggtggggaggggagagatataaataaaaataaataaataaatcttcaaaaaaaaaaaaaaagcctgaccAAGAGGTACTACTAAATACCTCAGACAACACACAGGGAGATTCCTGAAGATCTTTCAGAACAGAGCAAGGATTCCTAAAATTAAATACAGTGCTATCTACTGGTGGTCCTACATAACACATAGAGCAGGACAAGGAAGTGGAGCCTTGTCATGTTTTACCTTCAGGTACTGTACTCAGCAtgcagaagaggaagaaaaaaatccatcaatGTAAGTGGACTTAAGGGACAACTCAAAAAAAGGAACTTTTGAAGGAAGGATTCTATAGGGACCTAGGGATagattcaaaaagaaaatataaaaaagtcaGATTGCCCAAACTACTACCATCTTACAAGACTGAGAGCGCTCCAAGGCCAAAAAGAATGGCAGGTATGGCAAGAAATGGGAATTGATGAGTTGTTTTATATTGCATTGTAATATAATTAGAGGGTAGGAGGGTATTAAATGAATTAGAAGGAATCTAAAAGGCACTTTTTGAGATAATATTCACCCTGCCACCCAGAAATGGGATACAACTCTCCTTAGGCTTCCTACTGCCCACTCAAGGCATAAAATCTGCACCACCTGAAGTTTGAAAGGAAGCTGGCTCTTAGAATAACTGTCTTTCTACCGCAATCCTGTATCATCTAttgcttccctttattttcttcattctttactTGCCTGCTTTAAATGTTTTTTCAGCTCTAATGATTCTGGTTCTGGCAGGATAGGTAGCACTTCTGCATTGGTTGGGGCAATCACCTGCACAAGAGGAAAGATAATAGGCATGTTCTTAGAATTGCTCAGGAGTTTCTCTTACATAACGGTAAATAGAAGAGGAAGTCGTATATACAATATTATCAGGGTACATATGAATTCATGCACACTACATATACTCATATATCTGATATACATACATATCTGAACGGAAATATATCTAAGTGTTATTGGTGATTATCTCAGGATAATAGGATTAcagtttttgctttcttctttacatttatttgtatttgctaAAGTTACAATGAATATATGTAAGGGTATCCTTGAGTCTATTACACTGCAGAATGTCAATAtaagtttgttctttttccccAAGTCTCCATCAAAAGACAGCTTCTTAATGGAAACCAGGCCCCAGGAAAGCCATCAGGAGATGACCTACACCATATGCAATGGTCTGGCAGCCACACCTGCCCTACTGCTCTTGGAGCATGCAGGAGGGGCACTTAGTTCTGGCAAAACTGAATCTTAAAATTCTTTGAGTCCTAACCAAGAGCCTTTTTAGACAACTTACTAGCCAATGAAGTAAAagcagaattgaaaaaaaatggattCAATGAGTCTCATAATAGAAAATAACCCACAACTTAGGTGCCTCTCCTGAGAGCAGTATAGAAAAACAGAACATAATCCTATTCCAGATCCTACAAATGTCTCAGCCAGGAACCTCACCCTACTGCTGTCCAGATCCACTAGCCACACATCATCAGGCATTTTAAAGTCCAGTTTGTAGAGGAAAAAGCTGGCAGGGACCCCAATGATGTATGGGGTTGGAGCCAGCAGCAGCtgtggaaaagagagagaggataagaaacaaagaataaaactTAGCATGATCAATTCCACTTAATGAGTCAGGATTTTTCTATATATGGAAGTTGAGGTCTACAATCCCTTTTCCAAAACTCTTCAAGGTTACATTATGTAACACCTGCAGCAAGGTTGGGGCCCACAGCCTATAATCATTAACATCAATAAAGCATTGGTTTTGCCACCAAAACAGTACTGGTCAGGTTAGATTTTGCTGATAAGTGATTGAGCACTAGTACTGACTGATGACTTCCTTGGGCACTGACTAAGCCCTCTCCCTCAgggagatgagaaatcagcacttaatcttattgggtatctcttgtatgtgattcattgcttttctcttgctgctctcagatttctctttgtctctgacattttgattagtatgtgtcttggagtaggtctattaggatttatttggATTGAAGTATGTTGTACTACTTGGACATGGAAaattatgtccttcaatagggctggacAGAGTTGGGAAGAGTAGAGGTGACAAAGCCAGAAAAGACTCACCTGCTCTGCTGATGCCATGCAGGTGGGAAGCAGTGGGATTACAGGAAACATATACTCCAGGGGGTAAATCATTGCCACGAATGCCATCACAGACATGGAGAGTGCATTGTAGTCTCGGGACTGTAGCACCATCTGCCACAAGCCATACCATAAGGATCACTCAAGAGTAGAATATAAGAAGTAGGAGAAAACACCTTCCAACACTGTACTTTAGTTTCTGTTCCACCATCCCTCCAGCTCTAGGAGCTCGGCTTCCACAATTACCAGTGCCCAATGCCCCAGCTGGCTTGCCACCTCCCAACCCAAGCACCACTGTCATCCTCTTGGGAATCACTCCTTTACTGTCCTAGTTCTTGTacacatacgcacacacacacccccaactCAGGATCACTCACTGAAACAGAACTTTTGATATTTTCAGAGAATTAGGTCAATAAAGTTAGGGATAATTCAACTGAGTAGCAAGCCTGTGAACATATTCCCACACAATACCAGTACCATAATTCAACCCACACCCACTGAGTACCTGCTGTATATCAGGCATCATGTTACCTCCTAGAGACGAAGCAATAAAAAATATGCAGAGATGCAAACTCTGTCTTGAAAGAACACATGGTCTAGCCTCTGCCATTCTTCAAAGCCCTTCCCCTAGAAAGCTGGCCCTCTCACCTTGTGCTCTAACAGGATGCAGGTTAGCACCTGAAGACAGGCGTCTACACCCAGAAGTTCCAAGGGAAGGTGTAATGGAAAATCCACTAGGGTGAATCGAGAGGGGTCTGGGAGAGCAAAGGTCAGAGCTGGCTGAAGCTCCTGGGGTAGGACCTCAATGTCCACTCGCTTCTGCCCAGAGATGGGTACTGGGGAGCGCAGTAGTCGATAGATCCAGGCCTcaatttctcgaaggtcatgcAGAAGGGCACTTGACTTCTCTTCCACAAGCAACGATCCAGTAAAAATGCGCCACATGGTGTCCCTGGAGAACAAACAGCAGGAAGAAGACACGTAAGCATCAGAGGCTGATACCCCACAGCAACCCAATATAATTAGAGGGAGTATTATGATGACAATTGGAAAAGGAGCATCAACAGGAAAGCCCACTCTTTTGGCTCAGACACTACCAGAGGTTATATATGAAGGAGTGAAAAAGTATGCAAAGAATGTATATgtgataaaatatttaggaataaatttaactaaggatgtaaaggacttgtacacagaaaactataaaacattactgaaagaaattaaaaaagatctaataaatgaaaggatatcccatgttcatggattggaaaattagATATTGTTAAAATGTTGTGATGGATTGAACTGCGCatcccagtttggacatgttcttggtcttggtagCATTCTGGTGGCTGTGGACTcactgtaaataagatctcttgggaagtggatgtggcttaagcagttgggtgcctgcctcctgcatgggaggtcccggattcagttcccagtaccgcctaaagaagataagacagcaaactgatgcgACAGctagctgatgcaaaaagatgatgcaacaagatgacacaacaagatgatgcaacgaagagacacaataaggaaaacaataagagacacaacaaccaGGAgcaggtggctcaagccattgggtgcctcccttccccatgggaagtccctggttcagtttctggtgcctcctaaaaagaagataagcacacaacaaacagacacagagagcagacagcaagagcaaaacaaaaaggggcaggggagaaaaacaaattaattaaataaattaaaaataaataaataaaataagatagcttcaagatgttacttcagttaagatgtggcccagctTAATCAGGTTGGGCTTAAACCggattgctggagtcctttataagcagtgGGAAAGTCAGACGGAGAAGGAAGCATGGGGAgtaaccagaagctggaagtcaatggaacccagaagagaaaggagaagatgccacggtatacattgccatgtgaaggaaaagtcaaggaacgagtattgccagcagccagcccctgcatgccacagtcttcaggcaGAATGATTGccttgccaataccttgattttggacttcacctagcctcaaaaccataagccaataaatccctattgCTAAGCCACCATATTataaggtatttgttttagcagttggaaaactaaaacagatgtcaattctacccaaagcaatttacagattcaatgctatACCATTCagaattccaatagccttctttgcaaaaatggaaaagccaatcagcaaattcatatggaagggtaaggggtcttaAATacccaaaatcatcttgaaaaagaacaaagccaGGGGATtcacactttccaatttcaaaacttattacaagctacagtaatcaaaacagtttggtactggcacaaggaaagacatacaaaccaatggaaatgaattaagagttcataaataaaccttcacattgatggtcaattgattttttacaagagtgttaagtccactcaatggggaaagaacagtttcttcaacaaatggtactgggaaaactggatatccaaaagcaaaataatgaaagtgtacccctacctcataccatatacaaaaattaactcaaaatggatcaaagacctaatataagaACTGAAACCATACTTGAAAAAAACACAGGAGCCATCTTCAGGATCTTATACTTGGCAACAGACTCTTAGACTTTACaccgaaagaaaaaatagataaattggatttcattaaatttaaaaaacttttgtgcatcagagGACATTATcataaagtaaaaagacaacctacagaatgtgagaaaatatttggaaactatatatctggTAAGGATTTAACATCAAGTGTTTATAAAGAaatactagggaagcagattggctcaactgataagagtgtctgcctaccatataggaggttcaggatttgaacccagggcctcctgacccatgtagtgagctggcccacactcagtgctgccatgcgcaag
Coding sequences:
- the MADD gene encoding MAP kinase-activating death domain protein isoform X44 codes for the protein MVQKKKFCPRLLDYLVIVGARHPSSDSVAQTPELLRRYPLEDHTEFPLPPDVVFFCQPEGCLSVRQRRTSLRDDTSFVFTLTDKDTGVTRYGICVNFYRSFQKRMPKEKGEGGAGSRGKEGARVTCASDEVGTESSESGSSLQPPSADSTPDVNQSPRGRRRAKGGTRSRNSTLTSLCVLSHYPFFSTFRECLYTLKRLVDCCSERLLGKKLGIPRGVQRDTMWRIFTGSLLVEEKSSALLHDLREIEAWIYRLLRSPVPISGQKRVDIEVLPQELQPALTFALPDPSRFTLVDFPLHLPLELLGVDACLQVLTCILLEHKMVLQSRDYNALSMSVMAFVAMIYPLEYMFPVIPLLPTCMASAEQLLLAPTPYIIGVPASFFLYKLDFKMPDDVWLVDLDSSRVIAPTNAEVLPILPEPESLELKKHLKQALASMSLNTQPILNLEKFHEGQDIPLLLGRPSNDLQSTPSTEFNPLIYGNDVDSVDVATRVAMVRFFNSPNVLQGFQMHTRTLRLFPRPVVAFQAGSFLASRPRQTAFAEKLARTQAVEYFGEWILNPTNYAFQRIHNNMFDPALIGDKPKWYAHQLQPIHYRVYDSNSQMADALSMPPERASDSDPTDDSGSDSMDYDDSSSSYSSLGDFVSEMMKCDINGDTPNMDPLTHAALGDASEVEIDELQNQKEAEEPGPDGENTQENPPLRSSSSTTASSSPSTVIHGANSEPADSAEMDDKTAVGVSKPLPTVPPSIGKSNVDKHQTEIGEGAQKLLRPNSLKLASDSDAESDSRASSPTSTVSNNSTEGFGGIMSFASSLYRNHSTSFSLSNLTLPTKGAREKTTPFPSLKGNRRALVDQKSSVIKHSPTVKREPPSPQGRSSNSSENQQFLKEVVHSVLDGQGVGWLNMKKVRRLLESEQLRVFVLSKLNRTVQSEEDSRQDIIPDVEISRKVYKGMLDLLKCTVLSLEQSYAHAGLGGMASIFGLLEIAQTHYYSKEPDKRKRSPTESVSTPVGKDPGLTARGDPKTMAQLRVPQLGPWAPSTAGKGPKELDTRSLKEENFVASIELWNKHQEVKKQKTLEKQRPEVIKPVFDLGETEEKKSQISADSGVSLTSGSQRTDADSVTGVSPAVMIRSSSQDSEVSTVSNSSGETLGADSDLSSNAGDGPGGEGGAHLASSRGTLSDSEIETNAATSAIFGKAHGLKPGVKEKLVGSPVRSSEDVSQRVYLYEGLLGRDKGSMWDQLEDAAMETFSISKERSTLWDQMQFWEDAFLDAVMLEREGMGMDQGPQEMIDRYLSLGEHDRKRLEDDEDRLLATLLHNLISYMLLMKVNKNDIRKKVRRLMGKSHIGLVYSQQINEVLDHLANLNGRDLSIRSSGSRHMKKQTFVVHAGTDTNGDIFFMEVCDDCVVLRSNIGTVYERWWYEKLINMTYCPKTKVLCLWRRNGSETQLNKFYTKKCRELYYCVKDSMERAAARQQSIKPGPELGGEFPVQDMKTGEGGLLQVTLEGINLKFMHNQFLKLKKW